From the Nocardiopsis changdeensis genome, one window contains:
- a CDS encoding ABC transporter permease: MTRGSARTGPALRARSGRPPWPLVLPALAGVAFLVLPLLGLVVRAPWHDMGRRVTEPEVLAALWLSLSTATVATALCLVLGVPLAWLLARTDFPGRRIVRALVTVPLVIPPVVGGVALLLVLGRNGLLGRYLDAWFGITVPFTSAAVVLAQVFVAMPFLVISVEGALRGADRRYEEAAATLGAGRVTVFTRVTLPMVLPGIGAGAILCWARALGEFGATITFAGNFPGTTQTMPLAVYMAMQRDPEAAIVLSLVLLLVSLAVLATLREKWVNAA; this comes from the coding sequence GTGACCCGCGGCTCCGCGCGGACCGGGCCCGCCCTGCGGGCCCGGTCCGGCAGGCCGCCCTGGCCGCTGGTCCTGCCCGCCCTCGCGGGCGTCGCCTTCCTCGTCCTGCCTCTGCTCGGGCTGGTCGTGCGCGCGCCCTGGCACGACATGGGCCGCCGGGTCACCGAACCCGAGGTGCTGGCCGCGCTGTGGCTGTCGCTGTCCACCGCCACCGTCGCCACCGCCCTCTGCCTGGTCCTGGGGGTCCCGCTGGCCTGGCTGCTGGCCCGCACCGACTTCCCCGGGCGGCGGATCGTGCGCGCCCTGGTCACCGTGCCCCTGGTCATCCCGCCCGTGGTCGGCGGCGTCGCGCTGCTGCTCGTGCTCGGCCGCAACGGCCTGCTCGGGCGCTACCTGGACGCGTGGTTCGGGATCACCGTCCCCTTCACGTCCGCCGCCGTGGTCCTGGCCCAGGTGTTCGTCGCCATGCCGTTCCTGGTCATCAGCGTCGAGGGGGCGCTGCGCGGGGCCGACCGCCGCTACGAGGAGGCCGCGGCGACCCTGGGTGCCGGGCGGGTCACCGTGTTCACCCGCGTCACCCTGCCCATGGTGCTGCCCGGCATCGGCGCCGGGGCGATCCTGTGCTGGGCCCGCGCCCTGGGCGAGTTCGGCGCCACCATCACCTTCGCCGGCAACTTCCCCGGCACCACCCAGACCATGCCGCTGGCCGTCTACATGGCCATGCAGCGCGACCCCGAGGCCGCGATCGTGCTCAGCCTCGTCCTGCTCCTGGTGTCCCTGGCCGTGCTGGCCACCCTGCGCGAGAAATGGGTGAACGCCGCGTGA
- a CDS encoding sulfate/molybdate ABC transporter ATP-binding protein: MGERRVSVLSADLRLRRGDFELDVALSVAAGEVLALLGPNGAGKSSALRALAGLLPLNGGHVRVDGDDHTRTPVERRPVGMVFQDYLLFQHMSALDNVAFGPRCQGASKADARARAAELLDHMDLAGYARARPRNLSGGQAQRVALARALAVRPRLLLLDEPMAALDVSTRVRVRGRLRRLLEEFDGATVLVTHDPLDAMVLADRIAVVEGGRVVQEGAPAEVARRPRTPYVARLVGLNLFRGRADGTAVLLDGGAVVEVHEAHSGSALVAFPPRAVALYRRRPDGSPRNLWELTVDGVERFGDQVRVHLTGALDLAADISPAALAELGLVRGGTVWAGVKAAEAECYPG; this comes from the coding sequence ATGGGTGAACGCCGCGTGAGCGTGCTCTCTGCCGACCTCCGGCTGCGCCGGGGCGACTTCGAACTGGACGTCGCCCTGTCCGTGGCGGCCGGAGAGGTGCTGGCCCTGCTCGGCCCCAACGGGGCGGGCAAGTCCTCGGCGCTGCGAGCCCTGGCCGGACTGCTGCCGCTCAACGGCGGGCACGTGCGAGTGGACGGGGACGACCACACGCGCACCCCCGTGGAGCGGCGGCCCGTCGGCATGGTGTTCCAGGACTACCTGCTGTTCCAGCACATGAGCGCGCTGGACAACGTCGCGTTCGGGCCGCGCTGCCAGGGGGCGTCCAAGGCCGACGCCCGCGCCCGCGCCGCCGAGCTGCTCGACCACATGGACCTGGCCGGGTACGCCCGCGCGCGGCCCCGGAACCTGTCCGGGGGGCAGGCCCAGCGCGTGGCGCTGGCCCGCGCGCTGGCGGTGCGCCCGCGCCTGCTGCTGCTGGACGAGCCCATGGCCGCCCTGGACGTGAGCACCCGCGTCCGCGTGCGGGGACGGCTGCGCCGCCTGCTGGAGGAGTTCGACGGGGCGACGGTGCTGGTCACCCACGACCCGCTGGACGCCATGGTGCTGGCCGACCGCATCGCCGTCGTCGAGGGCGGCCGGGTGGTCCAGGAGGGGGCGCCCGCCGAGGTGGCCCGCCGCCCCCGGACCCCCTACGTGGCGCGGCTGGTGGGGCTCAACCTGTTCCGCGGGCGGGCCGACGGCACCGCCGTCCTGTTGGACGGCGGAGCGGTGGTGGAGGTGCACGAGGCGCACAGCGGCTCCGCGCTGGTGGCGTTCCCGCCCCGGGCCGTCGCCCTGTACCGGCGGCGCCCCGACGGCAGCCCGCGCAACCTGTGGGAGCTGACCGTGGACGGGGTGGAGCGGTTCGGCGACCAGGTGCGGGTACACCTGACCGGAGCGCTCGACCTGGCCGCCGACATCAGCCCGGCCGCACTGGCCGAGCTGGGGCTCGTCCGCGGCGGCACCGTCTGGGCCGGGGTCAAGGCCGCGGAGGCCGAGTGCTACCCCGGATGA
- a CDS encoding DUF3040 domain-containing protein — protein MSLREHERRILEEIERRLGEEDPELAERLDSFGDPDAPAEPGLSGWKPWVACGLIAAVTAGLLVLLFVLTPGAPQPVEQPSAPAPAQTLQPADEGR, from the coding sequence ATGTCCCTGAGAGAGCACGAGCGGAGAATCCTCGAGGAGATCGAGAGGCGGCTCGGCGAGGAGGATCCCGAGCTCGCCGAACGCCTGGATTCCTTCGGGGACCCCGACGCGCCCGCCGAACCCGGCCTGAGCGGCTGGAAGCCCTGGGTGGCCTGCGGCCTGATCGCGGCCGTCACCGCCGGACTCCTGGTCCTGCTGTTCGTCCTCACACCCGGCGCGCCGCAGCCCGTCGAGCAGCCGTCCGCGCCGGCACCCGCGCAGACCCTGCAGCCCGCCGACGAGGGCCGCTGA
- a CDS encoding penicillin-binding transpeptidase domain-containing protein, which produces MDERSPRQPDSSGPPEESGDTPTRGVRPENPYRIPQRPPAPGGTAAGGPSDRPESWDIPYPAAQGPTGEWTPPRPEETPPTDTWKDWQAPSEEPEAAPDRDADGPERATAAWDAPGGAPAPEERPTGAHRSAGPATDGGDQGDAWGEQPPGAHRSAGPSWDDRPGATPATGDSWDGGDQSNSWDDTDSGPQQAAAGWGERPGDAPAWGEQPGDTRGTNDGWNAQSGPQQTGAAWSDSGDAPGWGEQPGNARGSDNTWDDSDQGNSWGASNSGPQQTAAGWGEQPANARGSNDTWDDTNSGPQQTATGWGEQPGNARGANDGWNAQSGPQQTGAAWSGSGDAPGWGEQPANTRGSDNTWDGSDQGDSWGDSNSGPQQAAAAWSGSGSNEAPAWGEQPGNARGSNDTWGETHSGPQQAAAGWGERPGDARSANGGGDAQSGPQQTGAAWSGSGDAPGWGEQPPGAGGMGPRPAEPGHGDRWNGPQQGAGDGHGAPPPGPGGPRDGWDDWDGEPRDAESAPRGDGFEYLYHGNAAAPPEQPDQQPRKSRRGLVIGLIAAGVVLALIGGGVSWYVLTLPQPEEAVEEYAAAWEAQDYERLAAVTTGGGAAEVLGGIASGIGVESVDVTVGEPTADGGTGTASYEVAVGLSNAGDWGWEGELPLVRQDGEWLVDFSPEVAFPGLAEGQTLARTAVWGERGQILAADGTRLDTPDISGSLQMIVGGMGEATEEDIERLGPAYRVGDTVGTSGLQRTYEERLAGQAATTIVMVDAGTEADAVEATDENTVASLDGAPGENVVTSIDMAVQNAAANAIIDSDDPAGMVAIRPSTGEILAAVNVPGGFNRAFEGRYPPGSTFKVVSYNALLDGGLTMDTQFQCPKEYNPGGWEFTNAGGAEYGAQTMTQAFATSCNTALVQAAVDNIDANTLLASAELFGMNAPMDIGVPTFEPVYPLSEGAVMLGAQAIGQGQVETSALHMATVPAAVADGNWRPPLLVTEPAAEAPAEPRPIPNAEALRTMMRAVITEGTAENLPFQGEVYGKTGTAEFGTAEGEDEELPSHAWMVGFKGDVAFAVVVEGGGGGSSVAGPIAAKFTNAL; this is translated from the coding sequence GTGGACGAACGGTCCCCCCGACAACCGGATTCCTCCGGGCCGCCCGAGGAGTCGGGCGACACCCCGACCCGAGGCGTTCGCCCGGAGAACCCCTATCGCATTCCGCAGCGGCCCCCGGCCCCGGGCGGGACGGCCGCCGGTGGCCCGTCCGACCGTCCTGAGAGCTGGGACATCCCGTACCCGGCCGCCCAGGGCCCCACCGGCGAGTGGACGCCCCCTCGTCCCGAGGAGACCCCTCCCACGGACACCTGGAAGGACTGGCAGGCCCCGAGCGAGGAGCCCGAGGCCGCACCCGACCGGGACGCCGACGGCCCGGAACGGGCCACCGCCGCATGGGACGCCCCCGGCGGCGCGCCCGCACCGGAGGAGCGGCCCACCGGGGCCCACCGGAGTGCCGGCCCCGCCACGGACGGCGGCGATCAGGGCGACGCCTGGGGCGAGCAGCCGCCGGGAGCCCACCGGAGTGCCGGCCCCTCCTGGGACGACCGTCCCGGCGCCACGCCCGCGACGGGTGACTCCTGGGACGGCGGCGACCAGAGCAACTCTTGGGACGACACCGACAGCGGCCCGCAGCAGGCCGCCGCTGGGTGGGGCGAACGCCCCGGCGACGCACCCGCATGGGGAGAACAACCCGGCGACACACGCGGCACGAACGACGGCTGGAACGCCCAGAGCGGCCCCCAGCAGACCGGCGCTGCGTGGAGCGACTCCGGCGATGCGCCCGGATGGGGCGAGCAGCCCGGCAACGCGCGCGGGTCGGACAACACCTGGGACGACAGCGACCAGGGCAACTCCTGGGGCGCCAGCAACAGCGGCCCGCAGCAGACCGCCGCGGGGTGGGGCGAACAGCCCGCCAACGCGCGTGGATCGAACGACACCTGGGATGACACCAACAGCGGTCCGCAGCAGACCGCCACCGGGTGGGGCGAGCAACCCGGCAACGCGCGCGGCGCGAACGACGGCTGGAACGCCCAGAGCGGCCCGCAGCAGACCGGCGCCGCGTGGAGCGGCTCCGGCGACGCACCCGGATGGGGCGAACAGCCCGCCAACACACGTGGGTCGGACAACACCTGGGACGGCAGCGACCAGGGCGACTCCTGGGGCGACAGCAACAGCGGCCCGCAGCAGGCCGCTGCTGCATGGAGCGGCTCCGGCAGCAACGAAGCACCCGCTTGGGGCGAACAGCCCGGCAACGCGCGCGGGTCGAACGACACCTGGGGCGAGACCCACAGTGGTCCCCAGCAGGCCGCCGCTGGGTGGGGCGAACGGCCCGGCGACGCGCGCAGCGCGAACGGCGGCGGGGACGCCCAGAGCGGCCCGCAGCAGACCGGCGCCGCGTGGAGCGGCTCCGGCGACGCGCCCGGGTGGGGCGAGCAGCCCCCGGGGGCGGGCGGCATGGGGCCGCGGCCGGCGGAGCCCGGGCACGGGGACCGGTGGAACGGACCGCAGCAGGGCGCCGGCGACGGCCACGGCGCCCCCCCGCCGGGCCCCGGCGGGCCGCGCGACGGCTGGGACGACTGGGACGGCGAGCCGCGGGACGCGGAGTCCGCCCCCCGCGGCGACGGCTTCGAGTACCTCTACCACGGCAACGCCGCCGCGCCGCCGGAGCAGCCCGACCAACAGCCGCGCAAGTCCAGGCGCGGCCTGGTCATCGGCCTGATCGCCGCGGGCGTGGTGCTGGCGCTGATCGGCGGCGGCGTCTCCTGGTACGTGCTCACCCTCCCGCAGCCCGAGGAGGCGGTCGAGGAGTACGCGGCCGCCTGGGAGGCGCAGGACTACGAGCGCCTGGCCGCCGTCACCACCGGCGGTGGCGCCGCCGAGGTCCTCGGCGGCATCGCCTCCGGGATCGGGGTGGAGAGCGTCGACGTCACCGTGGGCGAGCCCACCGCCGACGGCGGCACCGGCACCGCCTCCTACGAGGTGGCCGTCGGCCTGTCCAACGCCGGCGACTGGGGCTGGGAGGGCGAACTCCCCCTGGTCCGCCAGGACGGCGAGTGGCTGGTGGACTTCTCCCCCGAGGTGGCGTTCCCCGGCCTGGCCGAGGGCCAGACCCTGGCCCGCACCGCGGTGTGGGGCGAGCGGGGCCAGATCCTCGCCGCCGACGGCACCCGCCTGGACACCCCGGACATCTCCGGCTCGCTGCAGATGATCGTCGGCGGCATGGGCGAGGCCACCGAGGAGGACATCGAGCGGCTGGGCCCCGCCTACCGGGTCGGCGACACCGTCGGTACCAGCGGGCTGCAGCGCACCTACGAGGAGCGGCTGGCCGGACAGGCCGCCACCACCATCGTCATGGTGGACGCCGGCACCGAGGCCGACGCCGTGGAGGCGACCGACGAGAACACCGTCGCCAGCCTGGACGGCGCCCCCGGTGAGAACGTCGTCACCAGCATCGACATGGCGGTGCAGAACGCGGCCGCCAACGCCATCATCGACTCCGACGACCCGGCGGGCATGGTGGCGATCCGGCCGTCCACGGGCGAGATCCTCGCCGCGGTGAACGTCCCCGGCGGGTTCAACCGGGCCTTCGAGGGCCGCTACCCGCCCGGCTCCACGTTCAAGGTCGTCAGCTACAACGCGCTGCTGGACGGCGGCCTGACCATGGACACCCAGTTCCAGTGCCCCAAGGAGTACAACCCGGGCGGCTGGGAGTTCACGAACGCGGGCGGCGCCGAGTACGGCGCGCAGACGATGACCCAGGCGTTCGCGACCTCCTGCAACACCGCCCTGGTCCAGGCGGCCGTCGACAACATCGACGCCAACACCCTGCTGGCCAGCGCCGAGCTGTTCGGGATGAACGCCCCGATGGACATCGGCGTCCCGACCTTCGAGCCGGTCTACCCGCTCTCCGAGGGCGCCGTCATGCTGGGCGCCCAGGCGATCGGCCAGGGCCAGGTCGAGACCTCGGCGCTGCACATGGCCACGGTCCCGGCCGCGGTCGCCGACGGCAACTGGCGGCCCCCGCTGCTGGTGACCGAGCCGGCCGCCGAGGCCCCGGCCGAGCCGCGCCCGATCCCCAACGCCGAGGCCCTGCGCACCATGATGCGCGCGGTCATCACCGAGGGCACCGCCGAGAACCTGCCCTTCCAGGGCGAGGTCTACGGCAAGACGGGCACGGCCGAGTTCGGCACCGCCGAGGGCGAGGACGAGGAGCTGCCCAGCCACGCGTGGATGGTCGGCTTCAAGGGCGACGTCGCGTTCGCCGTGGTGGTGGAGGGCGGCGGCGGCGGTTCCTCCGTCGCCGGCCCGATCGCCGCGAAGTTCACGAACGCGCTGTGA
- a CDS encoding FAD-dependent oxidoreductase, whose amino-acid sequence MGIVGAGPAGIYAADLLTKDETLSACGTSVSIDILDKLPSPYGLVRYGVAPDHPRIKQIQGALHKILDKPEITFYGNVEYGRDLKLDDLRRHYDAVIFSTGSDRDRPLDIPGIDLPGSHGAADFVFWYDSHPDVSPSWHVEGTSVAVIGAGNVAVDVARILAKNADDLLETDITDNVYEGLRAKQITDVHVFARRGIAQCKATPMELRELDKQPGVEVIVYPEDFEMDEGSLQACEDSNQTKTNVKVLQNWALRDPRGEDVRLHLHFLHSPVAVLGEDRVTGFRTERMELTGDGGVKGTGEFVDHEVQAVYRAIGYLGSPLADLPFDEENGVVPNREGRVLDLDDNHIPGVYATGWIKRGPVGLIGHTKGDALETVTNLVSDRESFTPAAEPDPVAFRALLEERGVEYTTWEGWQRIEAREEELGAERGRKRLKLLTREEQTTVARQG is encoded by the coding sequence GTGGGAATCGTTGGTGCCGGTCCGGCGGGAATCTACGCCGCCGACCTGCTCACCAAGGACGAGACCCTGTCCGCGTGCGGCACGTCCGTCAGCATCGACATCCTCGACAAGCTGCCCTCCCCCTACGGCCTGGTCCGCTACGGCGTCGCCCCGGACCACCCCCGGATCAAGCAGATCCAGGGAGCCCTGCACAAGATCCTCGACAAGCCCGAGATCACCTTCTACGGCAACGTCGAGTACGGGCGGGACCTCAAGCTCGACGACCTGCGCAGGCACTACGACGCGGTCATCTTCTCCACCGGCAGCGACCGCGACCGCCCCCTGGACATCCCCGGCATCGACCTGCCGGGAAGCCACGGGGCCGCCGACTTCGTCTTCTGGTACGACTCCCACCCCGACGTCTCGCCGTCCTGGCACGTCGAGGGCACCAGCGTCGCCGTGATCGGCGCGGGCAACGTCGCCGTCGACGTGGCCCGCATCCTCGCCAAGAACGCCGACGACCTGCTCGAGACCGACATCACCGACAACGTGTACGAGGGCCTGCGCGCCAAGCAGATCACCGACGTGCACGTCTTCGCCCGCCGCGGCATCGCCCAGTGCAAGGCCACCCCGATGGAGCTGCGCGAGCTCGACAAGCAGCCCGGGGTCGAGGTCATCGTCTACCCCGAGGACTTCGAGATGGACGAGGGCAGCCTCCAGGCGTGCGAGGACTCCAACCAGACCAAGACCAACGTCAAGGTGCTCCAGAACTGGGCGCTGCGCGACCCGCGCGGTGAGGACGTCCGCCTGCACCTGCACTTCCTGCACTCGCCTGTGGCGGTGCTCGGCGAGGACCGGGTCACCGGTTTCCGCACCGAGCGCATGGAGCTCACCGGCGACGGCGGGGTCAAGGGCACCGGCGAGTTCGTGGACCACGAGGTCCAGGCCGTCTACCGGGCCATCGGCTACCTGGGCTCGCCCCTGGCCGACCTGCCCTTCGACGAGGAGAACGGCGTCGTCCCCAACCGCGAGGGCCGGGTCCTGGACCTGGACGACAACCACATCCCGGGGGTCTACGCCACCGGGTGGATCAAGCGCGGACCGGTGGGCCTGATCGGCCACACCAAGGGCGACGCCCTGGAGACCGTCACCAACCTGGTCTCCGACCGCGAGTCGTTCACCCCGGCCGCCGAGCCGGACCCGGTCGCGTTCCGGGCCCTGCTCGAGGAGCGCGGCGTGGAGTACACGACCTGGGAGGGCTGGCAGCGGATCGAGGCCCGGGAAGAGGAGCTGGGGGCCGAGCGCGGCCGCAAGCGCCTCAAGCTGCTCACCCGTGAGGAACAGACCACGGTCGCGCGCCAGGGCTGA
- a CDS encoding lysophospholipid acyltransferase family protein, which produces MSLYGAAKAVVAPATRMMWPVKAEGAHHVPRRGGLILAANHLALIDPLFIGVACPRPVRFIAKQELFDEGTLPRRTFARVLRGLGQLSVDRRPGQSAQEAMDNSLEVLERGEVFGIFPEGTRSPDGRLYKGQTGLAWLALTTGVPVVPVALAGTERILPQGRKVPSFNRVGVRFGEPVDLSPWKGRADRAKPRREATDAIMEAIAKLSGQERVARYAASVKAELGQGGPRG; this is translated from the coding sequence GTGTCACTGTACGGAGCGGCCAAGGCCGTCGTCGCGCCCGCGACCCGCATGATGTGGCCCGTGAAGGCCGAGGGCGCCCACCACGTCCCCCGCAGGGGCGGGCTGATCCTGGCCGCCAACCACCTGGCGCTCATCGACCCGCTGTTCATCGGCGTCGCCTGCCCGCGGCCGGTGCGGTTCATCGCCAAGCAGGAGCTGTTCGACGAGGGCACGCTGCCGCGCCGGACGTTCGCGCGCGTCCTGCGCGGCCTCGGCCAGCTGTCGGTGGACCGCCGCCCGGGGCAGAGCGCCCAGGAGGCCATGGACAACAGCCTGGAGGTGCTGGAGCGCGGCGAGGTCTTCGGGATCTTCCCCGAGGGCACCCGCTCACCGGACGGCCGCCTGTACAAGGGGCAGACCGGCCTGGCCTGGCTGGCGCTGACGACCGGCGTCCCGGTGGTGCCGGTGGCGCTGGCCGGGACCGAGCGGATCCTGCCGCAGGGGCGGAAGGTGCCCTCGTTCAACCGGGTGGGCGTGCGCTTCGGGGAGCCCGTGGACCTGTCCCCGTGGAAGGGCCGGGCGGACCGGGCCAAGCCCCGCAGAGAGGCCACCGACGCCATCATGGAGGCGATCGCCAAGCTGTCCGGGCAGGAGCGGGTCGCGCGCTACGCGGCCTCGGTCAAGGCCGAACTGGGACAGGGCGGCCCGCGCGGGTGA
- a CDS encoding cyclase family protein, producing MSKPVDVSHQITDGMTTRPGLPEPHITEGSAAHGDGGGVTMAGATGTYVEMPAHRYRDGADLADLDLDRVADLPGVVVDAAGARQIGPEAFAGLDLRGRAVLVRTGWDRHWRTESYGDHDHPHLTEAAAKTLVEAGAVLVGIDSVGVDDTSPAAEGARPVRAVLLAAGIPVVSHLCLLGELPAEGFRFFAVPAKVRGLAAFPVRAFALVD from the coding sequence ATGTCCAAACCGGTCGACGTCAGCCACCAGATCACCGACGGGATGACCACCCGCCCCGGTCTCCCTGAACCGCACATCACCGAGGGCTCGGCCGCCCACGGCGACGGGGGCGGGGTCACGATGGCCGGTGCCACCGGCACCTACGTGGAGATGCCCGCCCACCGCTACCGCGACGGCGCGGACCTGGCCGACCTCGACCTGGACCGGGTGGCCGACCTGCCCGGCGTGGTCGTCGACGCGGCCGGCGCCCGCCAGATCGGCCCGGAGGCGTTCGCCGGCCTGGACCTGCGCGGCCGGGCCGTGCTCGTCCGCACCGGCTGGGACCGCCACTGGCGCACCGAGTCCTACGGAGACCACGACCACCCCCACCTGACCGAGGCCGCGGCCAAGACCCTGGTCGAGGCCGGGGCGGTCCTGGTCGGCATCGACTCCGTGGGCGTGGACGACACCTCCCCGGCCGCGGAGGGGGCCCGCCCGGTACGGGCGGTCCTGCTGGCCGCGGGCATCCCCGTGGTCTCCCACCTGTGCCTGCTCGGCGAGCTGCCCGCCGAGGGCTTCCGGTTCTTCGCGGTCCCCGCCAAGGTGCGCGGACTGGCGGCCTTCCCCGTCCGCGCGTTCGCCCTGGTCGACTGA
- a CDS encoding FUSC family protein, producing the protein MGHVRDLGTTGDTGPLDVGDTSHPGPRRVAVGERPRPRVDLRAVFGLESGTWAWTTAAQAAIAMTVSFALAAWLFGPQVATLAAMGSMTVLYEKKTPYAYRAAALALVGVGFVISVSLGSLASALSPWAAVFSIGLTAGLATWVCAAWRVDKPGPMFFVLVGAISTIVPGGLADVPLHAAIAASGAAVGWAVSMSGVFVRARQPERQAVAGAYRKLAVLLRAVGTPELDHAQHDASVAVADAWRLVLLAQTRGYRTSDEAARLRSLLRWVSDIHLATTQVCMARPTPLPPEAAAFAERMAAAVAAPEKAPDPADLDGLRRGMRPRSLEARLYGLMARAATAARRDAGGPDDDERARNLHDERYPALWGALRSSLSQDSLIRPTALRMWITVTAAGALALASGLENSYWVGITTTAVLQGGNVVLTLNRSVQRSLGTLVGVVIGALLIAANPPLAGVIVLAGLFQGAAQLVIGRNFFYGSVLLTPMALLLSYTAAPHPITELAETRIIDTVVGSLVGLAGAMLLWRGASATRLPQSIVGVLEEARRAMAAVLDQDTVIDGRLRYELRRDMRAALVSLRGVYESAIGDVPRAASTQPLWPVVVATQRTGYLALSALALENPEPVGTITLQRVDLAFRELISAMEERRTPRLGALPRLPAHPRINMELRALSTAMAGAVAQDERAARLEAEKRAELERRRAQGDLDADL; encoded by the coding sequence ATGGGGCACGTGCGAGATCTGGGAACCACGGGCGATACCGGACCCCTCGACGTGGGCGACACCTCGCACCCGGGCCCCCGGCGCGTCGCCGTCGGCGAGCGCCCCCGGCCGCGGGTGGACCTGCGCGCCGTCTTCGGGCTGGAATCGGGTACCTGGGCCTGGACCACCGCGGCGCAGGCCGCGATCGCCATGACCGTCTCCTTCGCGCTGGCCGCGTGGCTGTTCGGCCCGCAGGTCGCCACCCTGGCGGCGATGGGCTCCATGACGGTCCTGTACGAGAAGAAGACCCCCTACGCCTACCGGGCGGCCGCGCTCGCCCTGGTCGGGGTGGGGTTCGTGATCAGCGTGTCCCTGGGCTCGCTGGCCTCGGCCCTGTCCCCGTGGGCGGCGGTGTTCTCCATCGGGCTGACCGCCGGCCTGGCCACCTGGGTCTGCGCGGCCTGGCGGGTGGACAAGCCCGGACCCATGTTCTTCGTGCTGGTCGGCGCGATCTCCACCATCGTCCCCGGCGGTCTGGCCGACGTCCCCCTGCACGCGGCCATCGCCGCGTCCGGCGCGGCGGTGGGCTGGGCGGTGTCCATGTCGGGCGTCTTCGTGCGCGCCCGCCAGCCCGAGCGACAGGCGGTCGCCGGGGCGTACCGCAAGCTCGCGGTGCTGCTGCGGGCGGTGGGCACCCCCGAGCTCGACCACGCCCAGCACGACGCCTCGGTCGCGGTCGCCGACGCCTGGCGGCTGGTGCTGCTGGCGCAGACCCGCGGCTACCGCACCAGCGACGAGGCGGCCCGGCTGCGCTCCCTGCTGCGCTGGGTCTCCGACATCCACCTGGCCACCACGCAGGTGTGCATGGCCCGGCCCACACCGCTGCCGCCCGAGGCCGCCGCGTTCGCCGAGCGGATGGCGGCCGCGGTCGCCGCCCCGGAGAAGGCGCCCGACCCGGCCGACCTGGACGGGCTGCGCCGGGGCATGCGCCCGCGCTCCCTGGAGGCGCGCCTGTACGGGCTGATGGCCCGGGCCGCCACCGCCGCGCGCCGCGACGCGGGCGGGCCCGACGACGACGAGCGCGCCCGGAACCTGCACGACGAGCGCTACCCGGCGCTGTGGGGCGCGCTGCGCTCCAGCCTCAGCCAGGATTCGCTGATCCGGCCCACCGCCCTGCGCATGTGGATCACGGTGACGGCGGCGGGCGCGCTGGCCCTGGCCTCGGGCCTGGAGAACTCCTACTGGGTGGGCATCACCACCACGGCCGTGCTGCAGGGCGGCAACGTGGTGCTGACCCTCAACCGGTCGGTCCAGCGGTCGCTGGGCACCCTGGTCGGCGTGGTCATCGGGGCGCTGCTGATCGCCGCGAACCCGCCGCTGGCCGGGGTCATCGTTCTGGCGGGACTGTTCCAGGGCGCCGCCCAGCTGGTGATCGGCCGCAACTTCTTCTACGGCTCGGTGCTGCTCACCCCGATGGCGCTGCTGCTGTCGTACACGGCGGCGCCGCACCCCATCACCGAGCTGGCCGAGACCCGCATCATCGACACCGTGGTGGGGTCGCTGGTGGGCCTGGCCGGGGCGATGCTGCTGTGGCGGGGCGCGTCGGCGACGCGGCTGCCGCAGTCGATCGTCGGTGTGCTGGAGGAGGCCCGGCGCGCCATGGCGGCGGTGCTGGACCAGGACACCGTGATCGACGGGCGGCTCCGCTACGAGCTGCGGCGGGACATGCGGGCGGCGCTGGTGAGCCTGCGCGGGGTCTACGAGAGCGCCATCGGCGACGTGCCGCGCGCCGCCTCCACACAGCCGCTGTGGCCGGTGGTGGTGGCCACCCAGCGCACCGGGTACCTGGCGCTGTCGGCGCTGGCCCTGGAGAACCCGGAGCCGGTGGGGACGATCACCCTGCAGCGGGTGGACCTGGCGTTCCGCGAGCTGATCTCGGCGATGGAGGAGCGGCGCACTCCGCGCCTGGGCGCGCTGCCCCGGCTGCCCGCCCATCCGCGGATCAACATGGAGCTGCGCGCCCTGTCGACGGCCATGGCGGGCGCGGTCGCCCAGGACGAGCGGGCGGCGCGGCTGGAGGCCGAGAAGCGGGCCGAGCTGGAGCGGCGCCGGGCCCAGGGGGACCTCGACGCCGACCTGTGA